TAACAAGGAAAAATGATGGTTCATGTTATCAAATAAATCCAGAAGTACCAGGACCTCCATACTTTGAGGATTCCATCAACCAAGTAAATATCATGGATGTTATAAAGAATGGACGAGAAGAAATTGCCCGCAGGAAAAGAGAATATATGCAGAAACAAGGTAAACAAGTACAGACACATAGAAACTATAGTGAATAAATAAAAACCAACACAAAACCCGCCAATCCTTTAACGAAGGACTGGATAAGCATTTCCGGGGCTAAAATGGAATATACAAATTTTGGTGGAGGCGGGCCACTTGTCACAGTCAGAGACTTAGTTCACGGGACAACAAAAAAGGTACCGGCCCAAGTATTTCTTCTCAAAAAGCAATACTTAAAGCCGGTACCAGTGCTCCATAAAGCTCCTGTATTCAGTTCTTCCTTTAAGGTGCATTCTTACGGCGATCAGTTCCCGTAAGTATAAGAAACAAGAAAATTCCGATGCCCGCTAAAGAGAACACCATTAAGGAGCCAATTGCTATATACATTTCACCGGTGGAGAAACGGGTGACTACCGCTGTAAACAAACTAAAAAGCAATAGTCCTGTGGACAAAGCATAAAGCACAGCGCGTATCTTATTCATTGCATATTTTTTTCGGGTTTCTCTGGTCAATACGCTGTAAGTTACTAACGTTCCGCCGGCAACGATGAATATTCCGGAACCTGCAACACTTACTGCATCCAAGTCCATAAAGTACAACATGGCAACCGTGAATATCCCGAATAGCCCAAGCAGCACTCCGGCAATTATGCCGGCCGTCGAAATACGTGCTGTCATCGTAGAATAAACAGCTTGCTTCGCCGTATCCTGCCCTAGTTTACGCATGTCATCCACCAACCCGCTCAAATCACCCATAGAAATCACTGCCTCTTTAAAAGCCTGCTTATCATCCATGCCCCGGGCTTTAAAATCTGCAGTTTTTTCCTTAATGTTTGTAGCAAGTTCCTCCTTTAGGTCAAACAACTGTTGACTAGGTCCAACCCCGGAAAACAAGTTCTCGATGTATGCTGTTACTTTTTTATCCATGTGATTTTCAATCTTGGACATCACTAAGACCTCCTTTAATCAATTTATCTAAGACACCTTTGGCAAAAATCCAATCTTTTTTTCTTTGTTCATAAAGTTCTTTGCCTTTATCGGTAAGGCGATAATACTTGCGCCTACCGCCCTGGGTTTCATCCCCCCAGTAGGAGAGGATATAACCCTCCTGCTCCAACCGGCGGAAAGCAGTATATAATGTTGCTTCTTTTAATTCATACTGGTTGCCGCTCAGTTTGATAATTTTCTTGTAGATCTCATATCCGTAACTATCGCCCTGGCGTAATATGTTTAAAATTATAGTGTCGGTATGACCACGGATGAGATCCGTTGAAATTGTGGCCTTCACAGTTGATCACCTCACAATGTATAATTTACATCATATTACTATGTCTGTCAATATAGTTTGTTAAAAATATTTCCTCGTCTGTAACGAGATTGATGCTCCCTCCGGCATAGTTCACCCGGCGCCATTTCGGTTTCCTTCGTATTAGACAATGTATTTAGGCAACAAAAAATGCCGGCAGTGGAGTAAACGCTCCAACAA
The Desulfolucanica intricata genome window above contains:
- a CDS encoding permease prefix domain 1-containing protein; this encodes MSKIENHMDKKVTAYIENLFSGVGPSQQLFDLKEELATNIKEKTADFKARGMDDKQAFKEAVISMGDLSGLVDDMRKLGQDTAKQAVYSTMTARISTAGIIAGVLLGLFGIFTVAMLYFMDLDAVSVAGSGIFIVAGGTLVTYSVLTRETRKKYAMNKIRAVLYALSTGLLLFSLFTAVVTRFSTGEMYIAIGSLMVFSLAGIGIFLFLILTGTDRRKNAP
- a CDS encoding PadR family transcriptional regulator, with protein sequence MKATISTDLIRGHTDTIILNILRQGDSYGYEIYKKIIKLSGNQYELKEATLYTAFRRLEQEGYILSYWGDETQGGRRKYYRLTDKGKELYEQRKKDWIFAKGVLDKLIKGGLSDVQD